CGGCAGCAGTCCGTCCGCGAGCTCGGTGTGCCGTTCGAGCAGGGCGGTCTCCTTCTCGCGGTGCTCGAGCCACTCGCCGGACGACGTCGCCAGGGGCACCGACACCAGGGCGACGAGCGCGATGATCGGCGCACCGACCGCGAGCCACCGTCGGGCGGCGGGCCACGCGGCGACCACGATGGCGCTCAGAGCGGCGACCGGGACCGAGACGGTGGTCAGGTGGACGAGGAGGGGGTGCAGCGGGACGCCGTCGAACTGCCAGTTCACGAGGGGGCCTTCCGGTTCGCGCGCCGGGCCGTCCGACGCCTCGCTCTCAGGCAACCGGCTGGGTCCGCCCACCGCCCGCCCGACGGGCCGATCAGCGCACTCCGCGATCACTCGAAACCACACACGAACGCGGGCCGCCGGACCTGGTTCACTCGGACCCATGAGCGAACCCGAGCCCCGCGCTGCAGAGCCGTCGGCCGCCGAGCCGCACCCCGGCGAGGCCCACACCGGTGACCTGTCCTCGCGGCTGAACTGGCTCCGCGCCGGTGTCCTCGGCGCGAACGACGGCATCGTGTCCACCGCGTCGATCGTCGTGGGCGTCGCCGGTGCGTCGACGTCCGTGCCGGCGATCGCCACCGCGGGCATCGCGGCCCTGGTCGGCGGTGCGGTGTCGATGGCCCTCGGCGAGTACGTCTCGGTGAGCAGCCAGTCCGACAGCCAGCGCGCGCTGATCGAGAAGGAGCGCCGGGAGCTCGCCGAGGACCCGGACGCCGAGCTCGAGGAACTCACGCGGCTGTGGCAGGACCGCGGGCTCCAGCGGGACACCGCCGAGCGCGTCGCCGCGGAGCTGACCGACCGGGACGCCCTGCGTGCACA
The Curtobacterium citreum genome window above contains:
- a CDS encoding DUF2231 domain-containing protein; protein product: MNWQFDGVPLHPLLVHLTTVSVPVAALSAIVVAAWPAARRWLAVGAPIIALVALVSVPLATSSGEWLEHREKETALLERHTELADGLLPWSIAVFVLVTLWWGWHRFAAPRVTNTGLVRAVGVVGPVLLVAAGIGSIIEVVVIGHAGAVSVWKG
- a CDS encoding VIT1/CCC1 transporter family protein; its protein translation is MSEPEPRAAEPSAAEPHPGEAHTGDLSSRLNWLRAGVLGANDGIVSTASIVVGVAGASTSVPAIATAGIAALVGGAVSMALGEYVSVSSQSDSQRALIEKERRELAEDPDAELEELTRLWQDRGLQRDTAERVAAELTDRDALRAHLTTELGIDEDEVVSPWHAAGASAVAFSVGALLPLLAILLPPDAVRVPVTFVVVLLALALTGAIGAKIGGGSVPRATIRVVVGGALALAATFLIGSLLGTSGVV